Proteins encoded by one window of Hafnia alvei:
- the ackA gene encoding acetate kinase translates to MSKLVLVLNCGSSSLKFAIINAANGEEHLSGLAECFSLPEARIKWKMDGAKHEEALGAGAAHSEALNFIVNTILAQKPELSASLTAIGHRIVHGGEKFTESALITDEVLQGIKDAIPFAPLHNPAHLIGIAEAFKSFPNLKDKNVAVFDTAFHTTMPEESYLYALPYSLYKDHGVRRYGAHGTSHFFVSQEAAKMLNKPVEELNVITCHLGNGGSVTAVRNGKCVDTSMGLTPLEGLVMGTRSGDIDPAIIFHLHDSLGMSVEQINKLLTKESGLLGLTEVTSDCRYVEDNYETKADAKRAMDVFCHRLAKYIGAYTALMDGRLDAVVFTGGIGENAAMVRELTLDKLGLLGFEIDHERNLAARFGKSGTITKDGSRLAVVIPTNEELVIAQDASRLTA, encoded by the coding sequence GCAGCCAACGGTGAAGAACACCTGTCTGGTTTAGCTGAATGTTTCAGCCTGCCTGAAGCCCGTATTAAATGGAAAATGGACGGCGCTAAGCACGAAGAAGCCTTAGGCGCTGGTGCAGCTCATAGCGAAGCCCTGAACTTCATCGTTAATACTATTCTGGCACAGAAGCCAGAACTGTCTGCATCTCTGACCGCTATCGGTCACCGTATCGTGCACGGCGGCGAGAAATTCACTGAATCAGCACTGATTACTGATGAAGTACTGCAAGGTATTAAAGATGCAATCCCGTTTGCGCCTCTGCACAACCCTGCTCACCTGATCGGTATCGCTGAAGCATTCAAATCTTTCCCTAACCTGAAAGACAAAAACGTTGCGGTATTTGATACTGCTTTCCATACCACTATGCCGGAAGAGTCTTACCTGTACGCCCTGCCGTACAGCCTGTACAAAGACCACGGTGTACGTCGCTATGGCGCACACGGCACCAGCCATTTCTTCGTAAGCCAAGAAGCGGCGAAAATGCTGAACAAGCCCGTTGAAGAACTGAACGTTATCACCTGCCATCTGGGCAACGGTGGTTCTGTGACTGCAGTTCGTAACGGTAAATGTGTTGATACCTCTATGGGTCTGACTCCGCTGGAAGGTCTGGTAATGGGTACTCGCTCTGGCGATATCGACCCAGCTATCATCTTCCACCTGCATGACTCTCTGGGTATGAGCGTTGAGCAAATCAACAAACTGCTGACCAAAGAATCTGGCCTGTTGGGTCTGACCGAAGTCACCAGCGACTGCCGTTATGTTGAAGATAACTACGAAACCAAAGCTGACGCTAAGCGCGCAATGGACGTATTCTGCCACCGTCTGGCTAAATACATCGGTGCTTACACTGCGCTGATGGATGGTCGTCTGGACGCAGTCGTATTTACCGGCGGCATCGGTGAAAACGCGGCAATGGTACGTGAACTGACTCTGGATAAACTGGGTCTGCTGGGCTTCGAAATCGATCACGAACGCAACCTGGCTGCACGCTTCGGCAAATCTGGCACCATCACTAAAGATGGCAGCCGTCTGGCCGTAGTTATCCCAACCAACGAAGAGTTGGTTATTGCACAAGACGCCTCTCGTCTGACTGCATAA
- the pta gene encoding phosphate acetyltransferase — MSRTIMLIPTSTSVGLTSVSLGVIRSMEQKGVRLSVFKPIAQPRTGGDSLDQTTTIIRANSSIPAAEPLRMSYVETLLSSNQQDVLMEEIVARYHENTKDAEVVLVEGLVPTRKHQFANALNYEIAKTLNAEIVFVMALGNDSASQVKERIELARSSFGGSKNKNITGVIINKLNAPVDDQGRTRPDLSEIFDDSNKASIANLDTAQLIENSPLPVLGCVPWSFELIATRAIDMANHLKARVVNEGDIKTRRIKSVTFCARSIPHMLEHFRPGSLLVTSADRPDVLVAACLAAMNGVEIGAILLTGGYDMDERIAKLCERAFQTGLPVFMVDTNTWQTSLSLQSFNLEVPADDHQRVEKLQNYVASHIDSKWIDSLSAASERSRRLSPPAFRYELTELARKACKRVVLPEGDEPRTVKAAAICAERGIAECVLLGNPEEIQRVAAAQGVVLGKGIEIVDPNVVREQYVPRLVELRKSKGMTEVVAREQLEDNVVLGTLMLEQNQVDGLVSGAVHTTANTIRPPLQLIKTAPGSSLVSSVFFMLLPDQVLVYGDCAINPDPTAEQLSEIAIQSADSAAAFGIEPRVAMISYSTGNSGAGSDVEKVREATRLAQEKRPDLIIDGPLQYDAAIMADVAKSKAPNSPVAGKATVFIFPDLNTGNTTYKAVQRSADLVSIGPMLQGMRKPVNDLSRGALVDDIVYTVALTAIQAAQAAAAAK, encoded by the coding sequence GTGTCACGTACAATTATGCTGATCCCCACCAGCACCAGCGTTGGCCTGACCAGCGTTAGCTTGGGTGTCATTCGCTCTATGGAGCAAAAAGGTGTTCGTCTGAGCGTCTTCAAGCCTATCGCACAGCCACGTACCGGCGGCGATTCTTTAGACCAGACCACTACCATTATCCGCGCTAACTCTTCTATTCCTGCCGCTGAACCGCTGCGCATGTCTTACGTTGAAACGCTGCTGAGCTCTAACCAGCAAGACGTGTTGATGGAAGAAATCGTTGCTCGTTACCACGAAAATACCAAAGACGCAGAAGTTGTTCTGGTTGAAGGTCTGGTTCCAACCCGCAAACACCAGTTTGCTAACGCGTTGAACTACGAAATTGCCAAAACCCTGAACGCTGAAATCGTCTTCGTTATGGCGCTGGGCAACGACTCCGCTTCTCAGGTTAAAGAGCGTATCGAACTGGCTCGTTCTAGCTTCGGTGGCAGCAAAAACAAAAACATCACCGGCGTTATCATCAACAAGCTGAATGCACCGGTTGACGATCAGGGCCGTACTCGCCCAGACCTGTCTGAAATCTTCGATGATTCCAACAAAGCCAGCATTGCTAATCTGGATACTGCACAGCTGATCGAAAATAGCCCGCTGCCAGTTCTGGGCTGTGTGCCTTGGAGCTTCGAGCTGATTGCAACACGTGCCATCGATATGGCAAATCACCTGAAAGCACGCGTCGTGAATGAAGGTGACATCAAAACCCGTCGTATTAAGTCTGTGACTTTCTGCGCGCGCAGCATTCCTCACATGCTGGAACATTTCCGCCCGGGTTCACTGCTGGTGACTTCCGCTGACCGTCCTGACGTTCTGGTTGCCGCTTGTCTGGCAGCAATGAACGGCGTGGAAATCGGCGCAATCCTGTTGACCGGCGGCTACGATATGGACGAACGCATTGCTAAGCTGTGCGAACGTGCATTCCAGACCGGTCTGCCAGTCTTCATGGTTGATACCAACACGTGGCAGACCTCGCTGAGCCTGCAGAGCTTCAATCTGGAAGTTCCTGCTGACGACCATCAGCGCGTTGAGAAACTGCAAAACTACGTCGCAAGCCACATCGACAGCAAGTGGATTGATTCCCTGTCTGCGGCTTCTGAGCGTTCACGTCGCCTGTCTCCTCCAGCGTTCCGTTACGAACTGACCGAACTGGCGCGTAAAGCATGCAAACGCGTTGTTCTGCCAGAAGGTGATGAGCCACGTACCGTTAAAGCAGCAGCTATCTGTGCTGAACGCGGCATCGCTGAATGTGTTCTGCTGGGTAACCCAGAAGAAATCCAGCGCGTTGCAGCAGCTCAGGGCGTTGTTCTGGGTAAAGGCATCGAAATCGTTGATCCAAACGTAGTACGTGAGCAATACGTTCCACGTCTGGTTGAACTGCGTAAGAGCAAAGGCATGACCGAAGTTGTTGCTCGCGAACAGTTGGAAGACAACGTTGTTCTGGGTACGCTGATGCTGGAACAAAACCAGGTTGACGGTTTGGTTTCTGGTGCGGTTCACACCACGGCTAACACCATTCGCCCACCGTTGCAGCTAATCAAAACTGCACCGGGCAGTTCTTTGGTCTCTTCTGTGTTCTTCATGCTGCTGCCTGACCAGGTTCTGGTTTACGGCGACTGCGCGATCAACCCAGATCCAACCGCAGAACAGCTGTCTGAAATCGCTATCCAGTCTGCAGACTCGGCGGCTGCATTCGGTATCGAACCTCGCGTAGCCATGATCTCCTACTCAACCGGTAACTCTGGTGCGGGTAGCGACGTTGAGAAAGTTCGCGAAGCAACTCGTCTGGCTCAGGAAAAACGTCCTGACCTGATCATCGATGGTCCGCTGCAGTATGATGCGGCTATCATGGCTGACGTTGCTAAATCTAAAGCGCCTAACTCTCCAGTTGCGGGTAAAGCGACCGTGTTCATCTTCCCAGACCTGAACACCGGTAACACCACTTACAAAGCGGTACAGCGTTCTGCTGACCTGGTCTCTATCGGACCAATGCTGCAAGGCATGCGTAAGCCGGTTAACGACCTGTCTCGTGGCGCATTGGTTGACGATATCGTCTACACCGTTGCTCTGACTGCGATTCAGGCTGCGCAAGCTGCCGCTGCTGCTAAGTAA
- a CDS encoding transketolase family protein, translating to MSHEFLPLQKDKMEMRKVYAQAMRDQFIANTPVIALEADLMSSMAMDSVHRDFPQQVINCGIMEANVIGTAAGLSLAGRIPFVHTFTAFASRRCFDQLFMSVDYQKNNVKVIASDAGVSACHNGGTHMSFEDMGIVRGLAHSVVMEMTDATMFQNILHQLVDLKGFHWVRTIRKQAYTIYPSGTEFTIGKGKVLQDGKDITLIANGIMVAEALQAAQMLIEQGYSAAVIDMFTLKPIDKDLIIEYAAKTGRIVTCENHSIHNGLGSAVAEVLVENHPVPMRRVGVKERYGQVGTQDFLMQEYELTAEDIVKQAMGLLEDNPIKR from the coding sequence ATGAGCCATGAATTCCTGCCGTTACAGAAAGACAAAATGGAAATGCGCAAGGTGTATGCCCAAGCGATGCGCGATCAGTTCATCGCAAATACGCCGGTGATAGCTTTAGAAGCTGATTTGATGAGCTCTATGGCCATGGACAGCGTTCACCGTGATTTCCCCCAACAGGTTATCAACTGCGGAATTATGGAGGCTAACGTTATCGGTACTGCGGCGGGGCTCTCTTTAGCCGGACGTATTCCGTTTGTGCATACCTTTACCGCTTTCGCGAGTCGCCGCTGTTTTGATCAGCTGTTTATGTCGGTTGATTATCAAAAGAACAATGTGAAGGTGATTGCATCAGATGCTGGCGTTAGCGCTTGTCATAACGGTGGAACCCACATGTCGTTCGAAGATATGGGGATCGTGCGCGGTCTTGCTCACTCCGTGGTGATGGAAATGACGGATGCCACGATGTTCCAAAACATTCTGCACCAGCTGGTGGATTTAAAAGGTTTCCACTGGGTGAGAACCATCCGTAAGCAGGCATACACGATTTATCCTAGCGGTACAGAATTTACCATTGGTAAAGGCAAGGTTTTACAAGATGGCAAAGACATCACGCTGATCGCCAATGGGATTATGGTAGCTGAGGCTCTGCAAGCTGCACAAATGCTTATTGAGCAAGGTTACAGCGCTGCGGTTATCGACATGTTTACGCTTAAGCCTATCGATAAAGATTTGATTATTGAATACGCGGCGAAAACAGGGCGAATCGTTACCTGCGAAAACCATAGCATTCATAACGGGCTTGGTTCAGCCGTGGCAGAAGTGCTGGTGGAAAACCATCCGGTGCCGATGCGGCGCGTAGGAGTTAAAGAACGCTATGGGCAGGTAGGAACGCAGGATTTCCTAATGCAGGAATATGAACTGACGGCAGAGGACATTGTGAAACAGGCGATGGGATTGCTGGAAGATAATCCTATCAAACGCTGA
- a CDS encoding transketolase — MLNLKEVQRYATEIRVETLKALTNLGFGHYGGSMSVVETLAVLYGAVMKVDPAQPQWPERDNFVLSKGHAGPALYSALALKGYFPREDLATLNENGTHFPSHPDRLLTRGVDATTGSLGQGVSIATGMALAHHLAGRKNRVFCILGDGELNEGQCWEAFQFIAHHNLNNLTLFIDYNKQQLDGTLDEVIKPFDLNAKFSAFGFDVLSVKGDDIAAIYEAIAPVRSGEQRPRVVLLDSIKGQGVPYIEQLPNSHHLRLTDDIKAEMQKAIATLEATL, encoded by the coding sequence ATGCTTAACCTGAAAGAGGTTCAACGTTACGCGACAGAAATTCGCGTAGAAACCTTAAAAGCGTTAACGAATCTGGGTTTTGGTCACTACGGTGGCTCAATGTCGGTGGTTGAAACGTTGGCGGTACTGTATGGGGCAGTGATGAAGGTTGATCCTGCTCAGCCACAGTGGCCAGAGCGCGATAATTTTGTGCTGTCAAAAGGCCATGCGGGGCCCGCACTTTATAGTGCTTTGGCGTTAAAAGGTTATTTCCCACGCGAAGATCTAGCCACGCTAAACGAAAACGGAACCCATTTCCCCAGCCATCCTGACCGCTTGCTCACTCGTGGCGTCGATGCGACAACCGGCTCGTTAGGGCAGGGTGTTTCAATTGCGACAGGGATGGCGCTGGCACATCATCTGGCAGGGCGTAAAAACCGCGTATTCTGCATTTTGGGCGATGGTGAACTGAATGAAGGTCAGTGCTGGGAAGCCTTCCAGTTCATCGCTCACCATAATCTGAATAACTTGACGCTGTTTATTGATTACAACAAGCAGCAGTTGGATGGCACCTTAGATGAGGTCATCAAACCATTCGATCTCAACGCGAAATTTAGCGCATTTGGTTTCGATGTGCTCAGCGTGAAAGGCGACGATATTGCCGCTATTTACGAGGCCATTGCTCCAGTTCGAAGCGGTGAACAGCGTCCGAGAGTCGTGCTTCTCGATAGTATCAAAGGTCAGGGCGTTCCCTATATTGAGCAACTGCCCAATTCTCATCACCTGCGCTTAACTGACGATATAAAAGCGGAAATGCAGAAAGCGATCGCAACACTGGAGGCAACGCTATGA
- a CDS encoding PTS ascorbate transporter subunit IIC produces the protein MFIQETLKFIVDILKVPAVLVGIIALVGLLAQKKSFSDVVKGTVKTILGFIVLGGGAGVLVSSLNPLGGMFEHAFNIQGIIPNNEAIVSIALEKYGAATALIMAFGMVANIVVARFTKLKYIFLTGHHTFYMACMIGIILTVAGFEGVQLVFTGALTLGLVMAFFPALAQRYMRKITGNDDIAFGHFGTLGYILSGWIGGRVGKGSRSTEEMNLPKNLSFLRDSSISISLTMMVIYLIMAVSAGSDFVEATYSAGQNYLVYSIIMAITFAAGVFIILQGVRLILAEIVPAFTGFSERLVPNARPALDCPVVYPYAPNAVLIGFLFSFLGGLVGLFLLGQFNLVLILPGVVPHFFTGATAGVFGNATGGRRGAMIGAFANGLLITFLPVLLLPVLGALGFANTTFSDADFGGIGIVLGNMARFMNKDMIMAVIIAIFVALVAHNYFFSRKISPSTSADSANK, from the coding sequence ATGTTTATCCAAGAAACGCTGAAGTTCATCGTTGATATATTGAAAGTTCCTGCGGTTCTCGTCGGGATTATTGCTTTGGTCGGTTTATTGGCTCAGAAAAAATCTTTCAGCGATGTCGTGAAAGGAACCGTAAAAACAATTCTTGGCTTCATTGTTTTAGGCGGTGGGGCAGGGGTTCTTGTCAGCTCACTTAATCCGTTGGGAGGTATGTTTGAACATGCCTTTAATATACAGGGCATCATTCCTAACAATGAGGCAATTGTTTCTATTGCATTAGAAAAATATGGCGCTGCGACTGCGCTAATTATGGCATTCGGCATGGTTGCCAATATTGTGGTGGCACGTTTTACCAAGCTTAAATACATATTCTTAACGGGGCACCACACGTTTTATATGGCGTGTATGATCGGCATTATATTGACCGTTGCCGGATTTGAAGGTGTGCAATTAGTCTTTACGGGAGCATTGACGCTCGGTTTAGTCATGGCCTTTTTTCCTGCCTTGGCGCAGCGTTATATGCGGAAAATTACCGGCAATGACGATATCGCGTTTGGTCATTTTGGTACATTAGGCTATATCCTTTCCGGTTGGATTGGCGGGCGAGTAGGTAAAGGATCGCGCTCAACCGAAGAGATGAACCTGCCTAAAAACCTCAGCTTCTTGCGCGATAGTTCCATTTCCATCTCTCTGACCATGATGGTGATTTACCTGATTATGGCGGTGAGCGCAGGTTCCGATTTTGTCGAAGCCACCTATAGCGCCGGCCAGAACTATTTGGTTTATTCCATCATTATGGCAATCACCTTTGCGGCTGGCGTGTTCATTATTCTGCAAGGCGTGCGCTTGATTTTGGCTGAAATCGTTCCTGCATTTACGGGGTTTTCTGAGCGTTTGGTCCCTAATGCACGTCCCGCGCTTGATTGCCCCGTGGTTTACCCATATGCCCCTAATGCAGTATTGATTGGCTTCCTATTCAGCTTCCTCGGTGGGCTGGTCGGGTTGTTCCTCTTAGGCCAGTTTAATCTGGTGCTGATTTTACCTGGCGTCGTTCCTCACTTCTTTACGGGGGCAACGGCTGGGGTCTTCGGCAATGCGACCGGTGGCCGTCGTGGTGCCATGATTGGCGCATTTGCTAATGGCCTGCTGATTACCTTCCTGCCGGTTCTCTTGTTGCCGGTATTAGGCGCGCTCGGCTTTGCCAATACCACCTTCTCAGACGCCGATTTTGGCGGCATCGGTATTGTGCTAGGCAACATGGCGCGCTTTATGAATAAAGACATGATTATGGCCGTCATTATCGCCATCTTCGTGGCGCTTGTAGCACATAACTACTTCTTCTCTCGCAAGATTTCTCCATCCACCTCCGCTGATAGCGCCAACAAATAA
- a CDS encoding PTS sugar transporter subunit IIB, with protein sequence MKIMAICGSGLGSSFMVEMNIKKVLKKMGVEADVEHSDLSSAIPSEADLFVMAKDIAASASIPDNQLIVITNIIDINELETKLRAYFNK encoded by the coding sequence ATGAAAATTATGGCGATATGTGGTTCAGGTTTAGGCAGCAGTTTTATGGTGGAAATGAATATCAAAAAAGTGCTCAAGAAGATGGGTGTTGAGGCAGACGTTGAGCACTCTGACCTCTCATCGGCGATCCCTAGCGAAGCCGATCTGTTTGTGATGGCGAAAGATATTGCTGCCAGTGCTAGCATTCCAGATAACCAGCTAATCGTTATTACCAATATTATTGATATTAATGAACTTGAAACAAAGCTACGGGCTTATTTCAATAAATAA
- a CDS encoding PTS sugar transporter subunit IIA produces MLNTWLTDDTIQIRDSVDTWQEAVRLSAQPLLQKGIITPDYLAAIYQQHEKLGPYYVLAPGIAMPHARPEEGAKSLGLSLLSVKQDVLFHSADNDPVNLVVMLSAPDSHSHIELISHLAEFFSDDDAVKKIHSAATLEEIKSIIEKF; encoded by the coding sequence ATGCTGAATACTTGGTTAACTGATGACACCATACAAATTCGCGACAGTGTGGATACGTGGCAAGAGGCTGTGAGGCTCAGTGCGCAGCCGTTATTACAGAAGGGTATTATTACTCCTGATTATCTTGCCGCTATTTATCAGCAACATGAAAAGCTGGGCCCCTATTATGTCTTGGCTCCGGGTATTGCGATGCCACACGCAAGGCCAGAAGAAGGTGCTAAGTCTTTAGGACTTTCATTGCTGAGCGTGAAACAAGACGTTTTATTTCATTCTGCTGACAACGATCCGGTTAATTTAGTCGTGATGCTCTCAGCGCCTGACAGCCATAGCCATATTGAATTAATCTCTCATCTGGCAGAATTTTTCTCAGATGATGATGCGGTAAAAAAAATTCATAGTGCCGCTACCCTAGAGGAGATTAAATCCATCATCGAGAAATTTTAA
- a CDS encoding LacI family DNA-binding transcriptional regulator — protein sequence MPIIKKRRSTGRVTLADVARHAGVGSMTVSRALRTPDQVSDKLREKIESAVSELGYVPNLAASALASGAGRTISVVVPSFTEAGCAQMLAGLQSVLQPAGFQLTLSESQRDEEREASMLENLLSASLAAVVLLSTEQSDNTRQWLKNAEIPVVEIGAMREDPIDINIGIDYADAMFNLTRYVIDRGYENIGLLCANQEPWIFQQHLHGWHQALLRSHFSPHRVINAAEPANFSTGANVLPEFILAWPEIDALICASDELACGVLYECQRRHIRVPSQLAVVGFGNRDVSQVCQPPLTTTAVPFKEIGIQAANALLARLNQQTTKATIPVSSVLCKRNSC from the coding sequence ATGCCCATCATTAAAAAACGACGTAGTACCGGCAGAGTCACGCTGGCCGATGTAGCCCGCCATGCCGGTGTTGGTTCAATGACCGTATCGCGTGCTCTACGTACGCCCGATCAGGTTTCGGACAAGCTAAGAGAAAAAATTGAGTCTGCCGTTAGCGAACTGGGCTACGTGCCAAATCTTGCCGCCAGCGCTTTAGCATCTGGGGCTGGACGCACGATTTCGGTGGTGGTTCCCTCGTTTACCGAGGCAGGCTGCGCCCAGATGCTGGCAGGGCTGCAAAGCGTACTACAACCGGCAGGATTCCAGCTGACGCTCTCCGAATCCCAACGTGATGAAGAACGCGAAGCTAGCATGCTAGAAAACCTGCTCTCAGCCAGTCTGGCCGCGGTGGTTTTACTCAGCACCGAGCAAAGCGATAACACCCGTCAGTGGCTGAAAAATGCAGAAATTCCGGTGGTGGAAATCGGCGCCATGCGCGAAGATCCTATCGATATCAATATCGGGATAGATTATGCCGATGCGATGTTTAATCTGACGCGCTATGTCATCGATCGAGGATATGAAAACATTGGTTTGCTATGTGCGAATCAAGAGCCGTGGATATTTCAGCAGCACCTTCATGGTTGGCATCAGGCGCTGCTACGCAGCCATTTCTCACCACATCGGGTCATTAACGCCGCTGAACCCGCCAATTTCTCCACCGGCGCAAACGTATTACCTGAATTTATTCTGGCTTGGCCGGAAATTGATGCGCTGATTTGCGCGTCTGACGAATTAGCCTGCGGAGTGTTGTATGAATGCCAGAGAAGGCATATTCGCGTGCCAAGTCAGCTAGCCGTGGTGGGTTTCGGCAATCGAGATGTCAGTCAGGTATGTCAGCCGCCGTTAACCACCACAGCCGTACCTTTTAAAGAGATTGGCATTCAGGCTGCCAACGCTCTGTTGGCCCGCCTGAATCAACAGACAACCAAAGCGACGATCCCTGTCAGCTCAGTGCTATGCAAACGGAACAGTTGCTAA
- the yfcD gene encoding NUDIX hydrolase YfcD, with translation MVEQTLNTGLEWVDIVDENNDVIAQSTRAQMRAQCLRHRATYIVVHNGMGQILVQKRTENKDFYPGWLDATAGGVVQSGENMLESARREAEEELGIAGVPFADHGMFYFEQDNCRVWGGLFSCVSHGPFALQEEEVESVRWMTPEEITAECDSFTPDSLKALSLWMTRNSDKHYQPMCIQKTTPSAKAPSEAEAESDAPQNESEE, from the coding sequence ATGGTGGAACAAACGCTCAACACCGGGTTGGAGTGGGTTGATATTGTTGATGAAAACAATGATGTCATCGCGCAATCAACTCGCGCGCAGATGCGCGCGCAATGTCTGCGTCACCGTGCAACCTATATCGTGGTTCACAATGGAATGGGGCAGATCCTAGTTCAGAAACGTACTGAAAACAAAGATTTTTACCCAGGATGGCTCGATGCTACCGCCGGTGGTGTGGTGCAAAGTGGTGAAAATATGTTGGAGTCAGCGCGCCGAGAAGCAGAAGAAGAGCTCGGTATTGCTGGCGTTCCCTTTGCCGATCACGGCATGTTCTATTTTGAACAAGACAATTGCCGCGTATGGGGAGGGTTGTTTAGCTGTGTCTCTCACGGCCCGTTTGCGCTACAGGAAGAAGAAGTTGAGTCGGTTCGCTGGATGACCCCTGAGGAAATCACGGCGGAGTGCGACAGCTTCACTCCTGATTCACTGAAAGCGCTCTCTCTGTGGATGACGCGTAACAGCGATAAACACTATCAGCCGATGTGTATCCAAAAGACCACACCATCGGCGAAAGCACCTAGCGAAGCTGAAGCGGAAAGCGATGCGCCGCAGAACGAAAGCGAAGAGTAG
- the yfcE gene encoding phosphodiesterase, with amino-acid sequence MKLMFASDIHGSLTATQRVLELFEQSESQWLIILGDVLNHGPRNPLPEGYNPPQVAEQLNKFADKIIAVRGNCDSEVDQMLLKFPMMAPWQQILLDNQRLFLTHGHLYHPAELPPLSPKDVLVYGHTHLPVAEQRGDIYCFNPGSVSLPKGGNVPSFGLFDNGVLKVCALYGTEILAEVAID; translated from the coding sequence ATGAAGCTGATGTTTGCCTCTGATATCCATGGATCTCTCACCGCGACCCAGCGCGTGCTTGAGTTGTTTGAACAAAGCGAAAGCCAATGGCTGATTATTCTGGGGGATGTGCTCAATCACGGCCCACGAAATCCGCTACCGGAAGGCTATAATCCGCCGCAGGTCGCAGAGCAGCTAAATAAGTTTGCTGACAAGATCATCGCTGTTCGCGGCAATTGCGATAGTGAAGTCGATCAGATGCTGCTGAAATTCCCGATGATGGCGCCTTGGCAGCAAATTTTGCTCGATAATCAAAGATTGTTTTTAACCCATGGTCACCTTTATCATCCTGCTGAGTTACCGCCATTAAGTCCAAAAGATGTGCTGGTCTACGGACATACACACCTGCCGGTGGCAGAACAACGTGGTGATATCTACTGTTTCAATCCTGGCTCAGTTAGCTTACCCAAAGGCGGAAATGTGCCGAGTTTTGGGTTATTTGACAACGGGGTCCTAAAAGTCTGCGCCCTGTACGGTACAGAGATACTGGCAGAAGTCGCAATCGACTGA
- the yfcF gene encoding glutathione transferase, with product MSQPKITLYSDSHFFSPYVMSVYVALKEKGVRFELEPVDLAESENQQEAYAELSLTRRVPTLLHENFSLSESSAITEYLDEVFAAPDFASLYPIDTQKRAKAREIQAWLRSDLMPIRQERSTEVIFAGLKPPALSLEGEYAAAKLIAGVERLLIDGHQNLFGEWCIADTDLALMLNRLVMAGDPVPERIADYAHFQWQRASVCQWLALSATKRR from the coding sequence ATGAGCCAGCCGAAAATTACGCTGTATTCTGATAGTCACTTTTTCAGCCCGTATGTGATGTCTGTTTATGTCGCTTTAAAAGAAAAGGGCGTTAGGTTTGAGCTGGAGCCGGTTGACTTAGCTGAGAGCGAGAACCAGCAGGAGGCATATGCCGAGCTCTCACTAACGCGCAGAGTGCCGACGCTATTACATGAAAACTTCTCTCTTTCTGAGTCTTCAGCTATCACTGAATATCTTGATGAGGTTTTTGCTGCGCCTGACTTTGCTTCTCTTTATCCAATAGATACGCAAAAAAGAGCTAAGGCGCGTGAAATCCAAGCGTGGCTGCGCAGCGATCTGATGCCAATTCGGCAAGAGCGTTCTACTGAAGTTATTTTTGCTGGGCTCAAGCCGCCCGCATTGAGCCTAGAAGGCGAATATGCGGCAGCCAAGCTAATTGCAGGCGTTGAACGGTTGTTGATTGATGGGCATCAGAACTTATTCGGAGAGTGGTGCATTGCGGATACAGACTTAGCTTTAATGCTAAATCGTTTAGTGATGGCAGGAGATCCAGTACCAGAACGTATTGCGGATTATGCGCATTTCCAATGGCAGCGCGCTTCAGTGTGCCAATGGCTGGCGTTATCGGCGACCAAGCGACGTTAA